ACGCGGAACTCGGGCCGTTCTATTACCGGGATCGCCGGCGGACGCTCCGCTTCTCGAGCCGCGTCCTCCTGCGGAACCTCGCCGGTCGACTCGAGTCGGTGCGGTCGTCGGACGGACGGACCGATCCGACGACGGAGATACCGAACGAGTGATCGCTCATCCGGTGGCGGTACTCTCGGGGACCGACGGCCGCCGTCGAAACCCCGTCCTCGCCGGTTCCGGGTCGAACGGTCGACAGTCGCAACTACTTTAACGTTTTAGGCAAGCCTAAATCGCATGGAAGGCGATCCGGTTCGGAAGCGCAGCCCGAGACGACCGTCGGCCCCGCCGGCGTGCGAGCCCTCGCTCGACGCGCCCGACAGGGGGACCCAGCCGTCCGCCGATCAGTACCGCCGCCGTCGCGTATGACCGACGCACCCCAGTACCTGCTGGTGATCTATCGCGCGACGCAGGAGACGGACGGCGAGGAACCGGTCGCGCCCGGCCACGTCGCCGAGGAGCTCGACCGGTCGCCGTCGACCGCGACGGAGACCCTCCAGCGGCTCGAGGCACAGGGCTATCTCGAGTACGAGCCGTACGAGGGAGCGACGCTCACCGGCCGCGGGCGGGAGACGGCCGCCGAGCTCCACGAGCGCTACGTCGTCCTGTCGGCGTTCTTTCGGGACGTCCTCGAGCTCCCGGAGCCGCGGCGAGAGGCGATGGAACTCGTGGGAAGCGTCAGTTCGGTCGTCACCGACCGGGTCGCCGAAACGCTGCTCGACGCGGAAGAAGCGGCGGCGGACGAACGGCCGCCGTCCGTCGAGTAGTCGCGGGTCGTCGCGTCGACTGGCCCGTTAGTTCGTCGCCGACTCGAGGACCAGCGTGTCGTCCTCGAGGTAGTGCTCGACGTGGTGGGCGTGTTCCTCGATGGTCACGAGCTGCTCGCGGAGCATCTCGGCGGTCGCGTGGTCGCCTAAGTTCTCGGCGAGCTCGATGTGCTGGCGGTTGCTCTCGATGATGTCGCCCATCATCTCGAGGTCGTTCTCGAGCGACGTCCGGATGTCGTAGACGTCCTCGTCCTCGGGCTCGACGGTGGCCTTCTCGGCCAGCGTCGTCATGTTCGCGTGCGGAACGCCGCCCAGCGCCTGAAGCCGCTCGGCGAGGTAGTCGGCCGCCTCCTCGACGTCCTCGTAGACCTTCTGGAGGAAGACGTGGATATCGAGGAACTCCGCGCCCTCGACGTTCCAGTGGTGCTTGTGGAGCTGGTGGTAGAGGACGTAGGAATCCGCGAGATCGCGGTTCAGCGCCTCGATGATCTGTTCGGCCTTCTCGGGCTCGAGTCTGAGCGCGTTCTCCTCGACGGTGCCGGCCTCCTGCTGAACGGACTTCTGCGTACTCATTACGATCTAGTAGAGAACGCCCACCCACATATAACTTCTCAATATTCTTATAATTTTTCGCCCGACCTAAACTCTCGGTCGCGGTCGGACCGACGGCCGGTACCAGCGCGAGAACCGACGGTTCGACGCTTCCGGCGATTCCACTGATTTCGTTCGCTCGGACGACCGCCTCCGATTCCGAGTACAACGCGTCACGGACGGATCGACCCGATCAACCGAACGCGAAAATCGTCCCGATCGGGGGTTACTGTTCGCCGAGCACCGAATCGAAGAACTTCCGTTCGGCCGTTCGGAGGTGCTGGTTGAACGTCGCCGGCGCGATGCCGAGTCGCTCGGAGATCTCCTCGCCGGTGCTCTCGCGGGGCCAGTCGAAGTAGCCCGCGAAGTAGGCCGTCTCGAGGGCCGCCCGCTGCTTCTCGGTGAGGTCGTCCTCGAGGACCGACGACGAGCCGGAATCGTTGCGGTCGCCGCGCTCGCGGGTCCGCTGGGCGAGGTAGGTGACGTCGTCGCGCTGTTCCTTGATGAGTTCGATCATCTGGCGGGTGTCCCGACCCCGCGGGAGTTCGACGACGAAGCGGAACTCGCCGTCGTCGATGGTCGCCGACTGGACGCGGCCGCCGTGGGTCGCGATCGTCTCGAACAGCGAGACGGCGGCCGGCGCCACGAGTTCGAACTCGAAGGCGTCGCGCCTGACCGCGAGAAAGCGGACGTCGCCGAAGCCGTCGGTCTCGTCGACCGCCTCCTGAAACGCGTCCTGATCGACCTCGTCTGCCGAGCCGTACGCGAGCAGCGTCTCGTCCCCGTGGATCAGCTGCTCGAACGCGATCGTACACTCCTCCTCCGAGGAGAGTCGGATCAGCGGCCGGGCCAGCTCCTCGACGCGGAACTCGAGTTCGATGACGGCGTCGCTGACCAGCGCGTCCTTGCGCTCGATCGCCGTGATCGCGTGGGCGATGACGTCGCCGATCCGGGCGAGGATCGTCGTCTCCGGCCCCTCGAACGCCCGCGGCGACTCGGAGTAGACGTTCAACACGCCGTAGACCAGATCCTCGTGGACGATCGGAACCGCCGCCGAGGAACGGTAGCCGCGCTCGATCGCCTCCTCGCGCCACGGCTCGAACTCCGGATCCGATTGGATGTCGCTCATCACCTGCACCGAGCCGGTTCGAATCGCCGTTCCGGCCGGCCCCTGGCCGGTTGCGTCGTCCTCGGCGACGCTGACGTCGACGGCGTCGAGATAGCCCTCCTCGATGCCCGCCGCCGCTTTCGGAACCACGCGGTCGCTGCCGGGGTTGACGCCGCCGATCCACGCGAACCGGTAGGCG
This portion of the Haloterrigena gelatinilytica genome encodes:
- a CDS encoding metal-dependent transcriptional regulator, yielding MTDAPQYLLVIYRATQETDGEEPVAPGHVAEELDRSPSTATETLQRLEAQGYLEYEPYEGATLTGRGRETAAELHERYVVLSAFFRDVLELPEPRREAMELVGSVSSVVTDRVAETLLDAEEAAADERPPSVE
- the dpsA gene encoding DNA starvation/stationary phase protection protein DpsA, whose amino-acid sequence is MSTQKSVQQEAGTVEENALRLEPEKAEQIIEALNRDLADSYVLYHQLHKHHWNVEGAEFLDIHVFLQKVYEDVEEAADYLAERLQALGGVPHANMTTLAEKATVEPEDEDVYDIRTSLENDLEMMGDIIESNRQHIELAENLGDHATAEMLREQLVTIEEHAHHVEHYLEDDTLVLESATN
- a CDS encoding bacterio-opsin activator domain-containing protein produces the protein MSGTDTRADADGTTAEVDTLEILLIEDNPGDARLIQEMLRGTEELAQRVSSDESAGRTPEITRENRLEDGLETLEGSPIDVVLLDLNLPDSEGLQTLETVHDESGATPIVVLTGVRDQQVGVQAIQRGAQDFLVKDEVTSELLVRTIHHAIERARQERERRRQREQLEALNRLNRIGHDITHAVITTETRADLEQQVCDRLAESDAYRFAWIGGVNPGSDRVVPKAAAGIEEGYLDAVDVSVAEDDATGQGPAGTAIRTGSVQVMSDIQSDPEFEPWREEAIERGYRSSAAVPIVHEDLVYGVLNVYSESPRAFEGPETTILARIGDVIAHAITAIERKDALVSDAVIELEFRVEELARPLIRLSSEEECTIAFEQLIHGDETLLAYGSADEVDQDAFQEAVDETDGFGDVRFLAVRRDAFEFELVAPAAVSLFETIATHGGRVQSATIDDGEFRFVVELPRGRDTRQMIELIKEQRDDVTYLAQRTRERGDRNDSGSSSVLEDDLTEKQRAALETAYFAGYFDWPRESTGEEISERLGIAPATFNQHLRTAERKFFDSVLGEQ